From a region of the Sinorhizobium sp. B11 genome:
- a CDS encoding CGNR zinc finger domain-containing protein, protein MDNHSPALFLGDALALDFLNSVATPVDTPVDWMEDGEGLLRWLEQAKLAPHETLESLRAQALPGELDKVADQARNLREWFRTFVREHKGKPLKPQALAELEPLNRLLERDEGFSRVVARQTDEGEVFEFQPMRKWRSPDALLLPVGEALGRFVCSEDFSNVKACEGPVCTLLFADHTRGHRRRWCSMAMCGNRAKQAAHRDRIRQA, encoded by the coding sequence ATGGATAACCACTCTCCCGCCCTGTTTCTGGGTGACGCGCTGGCACTGGATTTCCTGAATTCGGTGGCGACGCCTGTCGACACGCCTGTTGATTGGATGGAAGACGGCGAGGGCCTGCTGCGCTGGCTGGAGCAGGCAAAGCTCGCCCCGCACGAGACGCTTGAAAGCCTGCGCGCCCAGGCATTGCCGGGGGAACTCGACAAGGTCGCCGATCAGGCGCGCAATCTGCGCGAATGGTTCCGGACTTTTGTCCGCGAGCACAAGGGAAAGCCGTTGAAGCCCCAGGCTTTGGCCGAGCTGGAACCGCTGAACCGCCTGCTCGAACGTGACGAGGGTTTCAGCCGCGTCGTGGCGCGCCAGACGGACGAAGGCGAGGTTTTCGAGTTCCAGCCGATGCGCAAATGGCGCTCGCCAGATGCATTGCTGTTACCGGTCGGCGAGGCGCTCGGGCGCTTTGTCTGCTCCGAGGATTTTTCCAATGTGAAAGCCTGCGAGGGGCCGGTCTGCACTCTCTTGTTTGCCGACCATACACGCGGTCATCGCCGGCGCTGGTGCAGCATGGCAATGTGCGGCAACCGCGCCAAGCAGGCCGCACACCGCGACCGGATCAGGCAGGCCTAG